Genomic DNA from Pelosinus sp. UFO1:
TTGCTGAAAAGTACGGAATGGATTCACCAGAAGGACGAGGTGTTATGTCCGTATATATTTGTGGCACCTTGTTTGGTGCCGTGTGGCTTGGATTATTAGCAGGATATTTAGCAGCTCTCAATCTGTTTCATCCTTACGCATTAGCCATGGGGGCAGGGGTTGGCTCGGGCAGTATGATGGCAGCTGCATCAGGTGCTATTATAGCAGTATTCCCTGAGAATAAAAATGAAATCTTAATGTATGCTGGGGCAAGTAATTTGTTAACAACAATTATCGGAATTTATTTCTGCTTATTTGTTTCATTACCTTTAACCGAACGGTTATATAAAATTCTTACACCAATCATCGGTAAAAATCAAGCCAACCCGAAAACTCATGGAGGTGTGGCAAAATGAAAACAGGTGAAACAGTTTTAGTATTACTACTTATGGGAGTTATGATTGTTGTGGGCAATACGATTGGCTATCATTACCCGATCACAGATGCTATGATCGGGTATTTAATGATTATGGCCGTTACACTTATAGGAATGGGCCTTGCTAAAATTATGCCAATTAAATTACCAATGGTATTTTGGATTTCCCTTATTGCTTTGTTAGCAACATCACCTATATCGCCCTATGCTGGATTGATTACCGCTTATACCAATAAGGTCGATTTTCTGGCATTGATTACACCTATTTTGGCTTATGCCGGTCTATCAGTTGGTAAAGATTTAGTTATGTTTAAGAAAATGTCATGGCGTATTGTCATCGTAGCATTGACCGTATATACAGGAACATTTGTATGCGCAACTGCCGTCGCTCAACTTATGCTAAAATTAGAAGGTATCATATAACACTACCTACATAATATAAGAAAAGACTTGGTTTGTGCCAAGTCCTCGGACGCAGGCAGAAGCCTTAGTCGTTCTTACTTGGAATCAAGAAAGTGTTATACTTTCTGATTCCGCTAAAAAGCAAGCAAGGAGTTTTAATACTCTTTGCTTGCTTTAATTCTATATATATATCACAGTCATTTTTCTATCAATTAATTTTTTTCATCTCTTTCTCTAATTATTGCTATAGTTTCAGGTTAAACTAACAGTAAATATCGGAGGTGTTTTACTTGGAAAATTCCACTACTAATGACATTCTCAATGCCTATAATAAAGAGCAGTCGGAAAATGAGCCTCAATATATGACAGCGCAAAATGGAGTTCAGGAAAATCCCGATGCGCCACCTCAGCAGAAAGAAATGCATACTATAGAACCGCCTAAAGTTACTACGCAACATTACTAGAATGCTAGACCTAAGTAATATTTTCATAGAATGTCTCTTAATTGGAAATTGCATAAGAAAAGACTTGGCTTGTGCCAAGTCCTCGGACGCAGGCAGAAGCCTTAGTCGTTCTTACTTGGAATCAAGAAAGTGTTATACTTTCTGATTCCGTAAAAAAGTATTTGCATCAGGCAAATACTTTTTTATTTTCTGTAAAAAAAATAAAGCACATTGATAAAGCTGTTGGATCATTAAAAAGACCTAAATTTTAAGATAACGAAGTGGGTATTATTACCATTTATCATAATTCTAAGACAGTTCTACTAACACTTTTTCAAACATAAAAATCCCTATAAGAGGTGCTTATCTTTAAAATCTAGTACAAAAGTTATTTTTCATTTCATTAACCAGCTATCTTTTTACGCAAATCATCTAAGCACATTTACTGAAAACTGGATACATAATTACTTCATCAATAAGGAGCTCACCATGAAATTATACAAGGGACTGTTATGCGCATTTGTTTTTTCTTTAATAATTTCCATGAAGATTGAAGACCATTTAGTCGATATATCACCAGTTATCTCGCAAGTTCCTACCTCTCAGAAAGTAGTCGCCTTAACTTTTGATGATGGGCCCCTAGGCGAAAGTACAGCTGAAATTCTAGGCATTTTAAGAGAAAAAAATGCGAAGGCCACCTTTTTTGTAGTCGGCGAGCAAGTTGAAAGGTATCCAAAGCTTGTAGAGCAAGAAATTGCAGAAGGGCATGAAGTTGGTAACCACAGCTATAGCCATCCAGAATTAACTAAACTACGCAAAGGTAAAATTAAAGAAGAACTGGCTAAAACAGAAAAAGCGATTTTGAAAGTAGCCCCCAAACCTACTCTTTTTCGTCCACCGGGCGGTTTCTATAATGACACAATCTTACAGCTGAATAGAGACAATGAATACATCACAATTTTATGGTCAATTGATCCCTTTGATTGGCGATCTCCTTCCGTCGGAGAAATCGTTGATACAATCTTAAAAGATATTAAACCAGGAAGTATTATTCTTTTGCATGATGGAAAATATCCCTCGGCGACACCTGAGGCAGTTGAGTTCATTATTGATAGTCTTCAATCTCGCGGTTATCAATTCGTTACAATTAGTGAACTACTACAATATTATGAAAAAAAACCTTGATTCCCAATCCGATCCCAGCATCTAGCTATAAAAAAACGCGCAACCCTTTTAAAGGGATAAGCGCGTAATTGCTTACTACAATATGTAATTGTATAAAGAGCCCGTAATGATCTACGCTACAGCCAATACCGATCATTACATACCTATACGCAATCTTTCGACTACCCACAAGCATTACACAACCGATACTGACCTTTGCTCGACTGCCACAGATACCTACCGAACCGGTCGCAATCTCCCGACAACGGCCGACCCCTATATCTTCAGCACCCATGACAGTCTTAGCTCGACCGTTATACATCCCTTTTGACCACACGACAACAGTTGGGCTGCCGTACAGCCTTACAAGACATATAACGATCTGCCCGCCGACTACTGCCGAACCTTTCGACCCGACAATAATCTTTGGCCGACCAATACCGAACCCTATTAAGATCCGGCACCAGTCTTGGCTCAACCATTACGAACCCTCTACAATAAATAGTATGGCTTTTAAACAGAACTCAATACCTGGTAAATTTTTTTTATTTGTTCCTATACAATGGAATAGGAACAACAAACTTGCTAGAGAAAGAACTGGAAAATTATATAAAGGATTTTTCTTTATTTCATGGAAGTTATATCCTAAATGATGAAAAATAGAAGAAGGTGTCGCAATATGCAAATAGGGCAACAAGCTGGACAACCTATACAAGCTATTTCCCCACTTGCTCGGAGTAGATGGGGCATCTGGTGGAAGCTACTTCGACCACACACTCTAACAGCATCCTTTATCCCAGTAGCAATCGGTACAGTTTTAGCATTCCCTTCTCAGCATTTTCGTCTAGATTTATTTATTATTATGCTTATAGCTAGTATTTTGATTCAAGTTGCTACGAATATATTCAATGAATATTATGACTACAAACGCGGTTTGGATCATGAACATTCCGTTGGGATTGGGGGTGCCATTGTTCGGTACGGGGTTTCCCCCAGGAAGATATTATCAGTTGCCCAATATACCACGGCTACCGCTATCCTGTTAGGTCTATACCTTTGCTATGAGAGTAGTTGGTATCTGTTACCGATTGGTCTTTGCTGCGCTGCTGTAGGCTATCTCTATTCTGGTGGTCCTTTTCCCATTTCTGCAACACCTTTTGGTGAGTTAGTTTCAGGAGTTTGTATGGGCCTCGTAATTATTGTTATTTCCTTCTTTCTTCAAACTGGTACTGTTACGAATATCGCCATTATGGGTTCTATATCTACCTCTGTTCTTATTGGTGCCATATTAATGTCTAACAATTTGCGTGATTTAGAAGACGATAAAAACCATGGTCGACAAACGCTAGCGATTCTCTTAAAACGCTCTAAAGCAACATACTGCTTAATGGGAATGTTTATTTTTTCCTACCTATGGATTATCTTCTTGGCAGCAATCGAAATATTACCTTATTGGTCTCTTTTAACTTTTATTAGTATACCTAAAGCAATCCAAGCATCTCGAGGGTTTCAAAAGAATATAACTCCAGAATCCCTAGCGCCTGCCATGGTGGCTACAGCGCAAACCAACACTCTTTTTGGCTTCTCCTTGATTCTCGGTTTACTTTTTCATTATTGGTGAATACAATACAAAATATCAAAATAGGCCTATATCAAGAAATAGTAGGCTTCATTGCTATTTTTTTGCTATGTTACTCCCTTAATCACTAATGTGTGCATATTATGTATTAATATTGGAAAAAGGGGGTAAGCCAATATGATCAAAAAATCCGATTGGGACGAATCTTTCATCTGTGAAGATGACTGTGACGATTTGATGGATTCTTATCAAGAGTGCTTTACTAAAGCGGAGGTTGATTTAAGAGATTGTATGCGTCTGCTTTGGCAACAACATGTGTATTGGACAAGAATGACAATCATAAGCATTGTGAATGAATTACCTGACGAAGAAGCAACAACCAAGCGGCTCCTACGTAATGCCAAGGATTTTGAAATGGTTTTTAAGCACTTTTATGGCCATAGAGCAGCCCATGAATTTGGTTGTTTAATTACGGACCATCTAGTTATCGCGGCTGAACTCGTCAAAGCTGCTAAAGCTGGTCAAAGCCAAGCAGCAGCAGATGCCGAGAAACGATGGTATGCCAATGCTGATGATATTGTTTGCTTTCTAGCTCACATCAATCCCTATTGGACTAAGAAATGTATGAGACAAATGTGGTATAAACATTTGTCATTAACGAAAGCAGAAGCCGTTGCAATCATTGCCAAAGATTATACAAAGAGTATCGCAATCTTTGAGCAAATTGAAGAAGAGGCTTTAATTATGGCAGACATCTTCGCCAATGGCATTGTAAAACAATTCCCGGAAAGATTTGTATAAAGAAAACTAAGATTTAGGTGGAGCTAAATTCTACCCAAATCTTAGTTTTTATTTTACGGAATCAGAAAGTATAACACTTTCTTGATTCCAAGTAAGAACGACTAAGGCTTCTGCCTGCGTCCGAGGACTTGGCACAAGCCAAGTCTTTTCTTATCTTTTTTTAAAAGAGCCGAAGGCTCTCACAATTTTTTTATTTATTACGTACAAAATGTAGTATGGAGCATTTTGTAGTACTTATCTTTTCG
This window encodes:
- a CDS encoding polysaccharide deacetylase family protein; translated protein: MKLYKGLLCAFVFSLIISMKIEDHLVDISPVISQVPTSQKVVALTFDDGPLGESTAEILGILREKNAKATFFVVGEQVERYPKLVEQEIAEGHEVGNHSYSHPELTKLRKGKIKEELAKTEKAILKVAPKPTLFRPPGGFYNDTILQLNRDNEYITILWSIDPFDWRSPSVGEIVDTILKDIKPGSIILLHDGKYPSATPEAVEFIIDSLQSRGYQFVTISELLQYYEKKP
- a CDS encoding 1,4-dihydroxy-2-naphthoate polyprenyltransferase, producing MQIGQQAGQPIQAISPLARSRWGIWWKLLRPHTLTASFIPVAIGTVLAFPSQHFRLDLFIIMLIASILIQVATNIFNEYYDYKRGLDHEHSVGIGGAIVRYGVSPRKILSVAQYTTATAILLGLYLCYESSWYLLPIGLCCAAVGYLYSGGPFPISATPFGELVSGVCMGLVIIVISFFLQTGTVTNIAIMGSISTSVLIGAILMSNNLRDLEDDKNHGRQTLAILLKRSKATYCLMGMFIFSYLWIIFLAAIEILPYWSLLTFISIPKAIQASRGFQKNITPESLAPAMVATAQTNTLFGFSLILGLLFHYW